From a single Nicotiana tomentosiformis chromosome 2, ASM39032v3, whole genome shotgun sequence genomic region:
- the LOC104087985 gene encoding uncharacterized protein, with protein sequence MVKIAITLAVFFGQKEMKRSPKILSLVAVLVILVRDRRYCSSPFRFSLQRCPSSGYVKPDFLSPAASPINHKKEDKNYETIALASVDAKEQCSPTSVLDPPFEEDDQADGHECKDDDDDEDCDLECSYALVQRAQQQLLYKLRRFEKLAELNPIELEKLMLDADDNDDLVEEEEYQDSDLISEEKFEIKSLNCGRECKRFDSWQEVTSNTIDMMLELDLRSEFDEWNKFQKQREETAIDFAFSIFGLLVKELGEELSSLSCISWEPQ encoded by the exons ATGGTGAAAATAGCAATAACATTAGCGGTGTTTTTTGGTcagaaagaaatgaagagaagtCCAAAGATTTTGAGCCTTGTAGCAGTACTGGTGATTTTGGTACGTGATAGACGCTATTGTTCAAGTCCTTTTAGATTTTCTCTTCAAAGATGCCCGTCCTCCGGTTATGTAAAGCCGGATTTCTTATCTCCGGCAGCTTCTCCGATTAATCACAAGAAAGAG GACAAAAACTATGAAACAATAGCCTTGGCAAGTGTAGATGCGAAAGAGCAATGCAGTCCAACTTCTGTATTGGATCCTCCATTTGAGGAGGATGATCAAGCTGATGGACATGAATGTAaggacgacgacgacgacgaggATTGTGATCTTGAATGCAGTTATGCACTTGTACAAA GAGCTCAGCAGCAGCTTTTATATAAGCTTCGTAGGTTCGAAAAACTAGCAGAGTTAAATCCAATTGAACTTGAGAAACTAATGCTGGACGCAGATGACAATGATGATTTAGTAGAGGAAGAGGAATATCAAGATTCAGACCTGATTTCTGAGGAGAAGTTTGAAATTAAAAGCTTGAACTGTGGAAGAGAATGCAAGAGGTTTGATTCATGGCAAGAAGTAACATCAAATACAATTGACATGATGTTGGAATTGGACTTGAGAAGTGAGTTTGATGAATGGAATAAGTTTCAGAAGCAAAGAGAAGAAACTGCAATAGACTTTGCTTTTTCTATATTTGGATTATTAGTAAAGGAATTAGGAGAGGAGCTTAGTTCACTTAGCTGTATTTCATGGGAACCACAATAA
- the LOC104087987 gene encoding uncharacterized protein isoform X4 codes for MIRIIPDLSTRCRIPWEKKQEMCLADMVIKPGKPWEYCPREVFRKVSKILKDEFDLVVNAGFEIEFYLLKSVMSKEDWVPIDKTSYCSTSAFDVASSILEDINTHLQTMNISVEQLHAETGKGQFEIVLGYTEAGTGIASLIYAREVIRSVARQHGLLATFVPKYAEDEDGSGSHVHISLSRNGENVFIASGESKYGMSKIGEAFMAGVLNHLPAILAFTATHPLSYERMLPKTRNAAYLCWGKENTEAPLRTASPPGIADDLVSHFEIKAFDACANPYLGLASITMAGIDGLRKDLSLPEPVEGDSDVCGEKLRSVPDSISESLIALAEDTLFTEVMSENLLTAIKAIRKMEVKNYCEPERDYSQPEMDVYKDPLQDIIFKF; via the exons ATGATCAGAATTATTCCTGATTTATCTACCAGATGCAGAATCCCTTG GGAAAAGAAGCAGGAAATGTGCTTAGCTGACATGGTAATTAAACCTGGTAAACCATGGGAATATTGTCCAAGAGAAGTGTTTCGGAAAGTCtctaaaatattaaaagatgaatttGACTTG GTTGTGAATGCCGGCTTTGAAATTGAATTTTACCTTTTGAAGAGTGTGATGAG CAAAGAAGATTGGGTGCCAATTGATAAGACCTCTTACTGCTCTACATCAGCATTTGATGTTGCATCCTCTATATTGGAAGATATCAACACACATCTTCAAACAATGAATATTTCAGTTGAACAG CTACATGCGGAAACTGGGAAAGGTCAGTTTGAAATCGTCCTGGGATACACGGAGGCTGGTACAGGAATTGCTAGCTTAATTTATGCACGTGAAGTCATCAGATCAGTTGCAAGGCAACACGGGCTGCTGGCAACTTTTGTTCCAAA GTATGCAGAAGATGAAGATGGCTCTGGATCACATGTTCATATCAGTTTGTCTAGAAATGGAGAAAATGTTTTTATTGCATCTGGTGAATCAAAATATGGGATGTCCAAGATTGGGGAAGCATTCATGGCTGGGGTGTTGAATCATCTTCCTGCCATATTAGCTTTTACTGCAACACATCCCCTTAG TTATGAGCGAATGCTACCTAAGACACGAAATGCAGCTTACCTCTGCTGGGGGAAAGAAAATACAGAGGCACCATTGAGAACTGCTAGCCCTCCGGGAATTGCCGATGATCTTGTAAGCCATTTTGAAATTAAAGCATTTGATGCATGTGCAAACCCATACCTGGGTCTTGCTTCTATAACTATGGCTGGGATTGACGGCTTGCGAAAAGATTTAAGTCTTCCAGAACCAGTAG AAGGAGATTCTGATGTCTGTGGTGAGAAGCTTCGAAGTGTACCAGATTCTATTTCTGAATCTTTAATTGCTTTAGCGGAAGATACATTGTTTACAGAAGTGATGAGTGAAAATCTTTTGACCGCCATAAAAGCGATTCGAAAG ATGGAGGTCAAGAACTATTGTGAGCCTGAGAGGGACTACAGTCAGCCTGAGATGGATGTCTATAAGGACCCACTCCAGGACATTATCTTCAAATTTTAG
- the LOC104087986 gene encoding threonine dehydratase 1 biosynthetic, chloroplastic-like, translating into MDVLRFNSVKPRNFHFPPKSTSGTAFITVTSDAVKPAATRKTKKPGIKPPAALIAEKPLEISPLQAPASVSDTLLPVVHPSSLQCEPGYLIPNYPRGNIGYKYLKEILTSKVYEVADETPLQLAPKLSERLGVNLWLKREDLQPVFSFKVRGSYHMMAKLPKELLEKGVICSSAGNHAQGVALAAQRLGCNAVIVMPVTTPEIKWKSVERLGATVIRKGDTYDEAQAYAKAQAKAEGRTFVPPFDHPDIIIGQGTVGMEISRQFKDDIHAIFVPVGGGGLIAGIAAYLKKVSPDIKIIGVEPFDSNAMALSLHHGRRIMLEQVGGFADAVAIKVMGEETFRLCRELLDGVVLVGRDAICASIKDMFEEKRSILEPAGALALAGAEAYCKYYGLKGENIVAITSGANMNFDRLRLVTELADVGRQLEAVLATYMPEQPGSFRKFYKMVGRMNLTELKYRYNSEKEKARVLYRVGLHTKLELEEMVDRMESSQLHTINFTDNELVKDHLRHLMGCRSTVHNELLCRFIFPERPGALMKFLDAFSPRWNISLFHYRAQGETGANVLIGIQVPQSEVDEFRARADTLGYEYVLETLNEAFQLLMH; encoded by the exons ATGGATGTTCTCCGTTTTAATTCCGTAAAGCCACGCAATTTCCACTTCCCTCCCAAATCCACGTCGGGCACAGCCTTTATTACGGTTACCTCCGATGCCGTGAAACCCGCCGCCACGAGGAAAACAAAAAAGCCGGGGATCAAACCTCCGGCGGCACTTATAGCGGAGAAACCATTGGAGATTTCACCGTTACAGGCACCCGCGTCTGTTTCAGATACATTGCTACCAGTAGTACACCCGAGTTCGTTACAATGCGAGCCAGGGTATTTGATACCGAATTATCCACGTGGTAATATCGGCTACAAGTACCTGAAAGAAATATTGACATCAAAAGTGTATGAGGTAGCTGATGAGACGCCTCTGCAGCTTGCACCTAAGCTTTCAGAGAGGTTAGGGGTAAATTTGTGGCTCAAAAGAGAGGATCTACAGCCG GTCTTCTCATTCAAGGTCAGAGGATCTTACCATATGATGGCAAAGCTCCCTAAGGAGCTGTTAGAAAAGGGGGTTATATGCTCATCAGCTGGAAATCATGCACAAGGTGTTGCATTAGCTGCCCAGAGACTTGGTTGCAATGCTGTGATTGTGATGCCTGTTACTACACCCGAAATTAAA TGGAAATCAGTTGAGAGATTGGGTGCTACTGTTATTCGCAAGGGGGACACATATGATGAGGCTCAAGCATATGCGAAAGCTCAGGCCAAAGCAGAAGGCCGCACATTCGTCCCTCCTTTTGATCACCCAGATATTATAATAGGACAAGGTACAGTTGGAATGGAGATTAGTCGCCAATTCAAGGATGACATACACGCAATATTTGTACCAGTTGGTGGAGGGGGTCTTATAGCTGGAATTGCAGCCTATCTGAAAAAAGTTTCCCCTGATATAAAGATTATCGGTGTTGAGCCATTCGATTCAAATGCAATGGCATTGTCTTTGCACCATGGTCGAAGAATAATGCTGGAACAAGTTGGAGGTTTTGCAGATGCTGTAGCTATTAAAGTGATGGGAGAAGAAACTTTCCGTCTCTGCAGGGAATTATTAGATGGGGTGGTCCTAGTTGGTCGTGATGCTATATGTGCATCGATAAAG GACATGTTTGAAGAGAAAAGAAGCATACTGGAGCCTGCAGGTGCACTTGCTCTTGCTGGAGCAGAAGCGTATTGTAAGTACTATGGCCTGAAGGGTGAAAACATAGTAGCAATAACTAGTGGAGCCAATATGAATTTTGACAGACTTAGATTGGTAACTGAACTCGCGGATGTTGGTAGGCAGCTGGAAGCTGTTCTCGCTACTTATATGCCCGAACAGCCAGGGAGCTTCAGAAAGTTCTATAAGATG GTGGGAAGGATGAATCTTACTGAATTGAAGTACAGATATAATTCTGAGAAAGAAAAAGCTAGAGTACTTTACAG AGTTGGTCTTCACACTAAATTAGAACTTGAAGAAATGGTGGACAGGATGGAATCATCACAACTGCATACCATTAATTTTACAGATAACGAATTGGTCAAAGATCATCTAAGGCATCTG ATGGGTTGCAGATCAACTGTTCACAATGAGCTTCTCTGTCGATTCATTTTTCCCGAGAGGCCTGGTGCTTTGATGAAGTTTTTAGATGCTTTTAGCCCTCGTTGGAATATTAGTTTGTTCCACTACCGTGCACAG GGAGAAACTGGTGCAAATGTGTTAATCGGCATCCAAGTTCCACAGAGTGAGGTCGATGAGTTCAGGGCACGAGCTGACACTCTTGGTTATGAATATGTATTGGAGACTCTCAATGAGGCTTTCCAGTTACTAATGCATTGA
- the LOC138904419 gene encoding uncharacterized protein, which produces MSAPPENWEGQSIARPPLFNGQYYSWWKNRMRDHIQREDYELWYIVTDGPPATLKKNVEGVNVPKTRVNFTAEDLKKWEKNSKANKWLVCRLGPDDYSRIQGYETAKKIWDTLQVAHEGTT; this is translated from the coding sequence atgagtgcaccacctgaaaactggGAAGGACAATCCattgctaggccaccactctttaatggccagtactactcttggtggaagaaCAGAATGCGAGATCACATTCAAAGAGAGGACTATGAACTATGGTacattgtcacagatggtccaCCGGCTACATTGAAGAAAAATGTTGAAGGAGTAaatgtgccaaagacaagagtGAATTTCACTGCTGAGGacttgaagaaatgggagaagaattcTAAAGCCAATAAATGGCTTGTTTGCCGGCTTGGTCCAGATGATTACAGCAGAATCCAAGGTTATGAAACCGCTAAGAAAATTTGGGACACACTACAggtggctcatgaaggaactaCTTAA
- the LOC138904418 gene encoding uncharacterized protein, which produces MKDAETIQEMYTRFTTLTNELKSLGRIIPEEERVEKILTRVLPITWESKITAIQESKNIVTLLLDELIENLTAYELRRQTMKMDVPKKEMSLALRITEGYDLEDDEMSMITKDFKKYVRKGKGSSRSESYSKAKAPKKQTNDDCYKCGKPDHHIKNYPLWEIE; this is translated from the coding sequence atgaaAGATGCAGAGACCATtcaagagatgtacacaaggttcactacactgacaaatgaactaaaatctCTTGGAAGAATTATTCCTGAAGAAGAGAGGGTTGAGAAGATACTTACTAGGGTATTGCCAATCACTTGGGAAAGCAAGATCACTGCCATCCAagaatcaaagaacattgttACTCTCCTACTAGATGAATTGATTGAAAATCTCactgcctatgaacttaggagacaaaccatgaagatggatgtacctaagaaggaaatgagcttggcactcagaatcactgaaggttatgatttggaagatgatgaaatgtcTATGATCACCAAAGATTTCAAGAAGTACGTGAGAAaaggaaagggttcttcaagaagtgaaAGCTACAGCAAGGCAAAAGCTCCGAAGAAACAGACCAATGATGactgctacaagtgtggaaagcCCGATCATCACATCAAAAACTATCCTTTGTGGGAAATTGAATAG
- the LOC104087987 gene encoding uncharacterized protein isoform X2, protein MNRSDSTIGSSSDEYNSIYPDEPLKAVPFVRILWIDNSGIHRCRVIPKERLGFVKEHGIGLSPACLAALSSVSNAPAEDSGLTYTGMIRIIPDLSTRCRIPWEKKQEMCLADMVIKPGKPWEYCPREVFRKVSKILKDEFDLVVNAGFEIEFYLLKSVMSKEDWVPIDKTSYCSTSAFDVASSILEDINTHLQTMNISVEQLHAETGKGQFEIVLGYTEAGTGIASLIYAREVIRSVARQHGLLATFVPKYAEDEDGSGSHVHISLSRNGENVFIASGESKYGMSKIGEAFMAGVLNHLPAILAFTATHPLSYERMLPKTRNAAYLCWGKENTEAPLRTASPPGIADDLVSHFEIKAFDACANPYLGLASITMAGIDGLRKDLSLPEPVEGDSDVCGEKLRSVPDSISESLIALAEDTLFTEVMSENLLTAIKAIRKMEVKNYCEPERDYSQPEMDVYKDPLQDIIFKF, encoded by the exons ATGAACAGATCAGACTCCACCATTGGTTCCTCGTCTGACGAATACAATTCCATTTACCCAGATGAACCGTTGAAGGCTGTTCCCTTTGTTCGCATTCTTTGGATTGATAATTCTGGGATACATAGATGTCGT GTAATTCCAAAAGAACGCCTCGGATTTGTGAAAGAGCATGGTATAGGGTTAAGTCCTGCATGTTTAGCAGCACTCAGTTCAGTATCTAATGCTCCTGCAGAGGATTCTGGTCTCACCTATACGGGCATGATCAGAATTATTCCTGATTTATCTACCAGATGCAGAATCCCTTG GGAAAAGAAGCAGGAAATGTGCTTAGCTGACATGGTAATTAAACCTGGTAAACCATGGGAATATTGTCCAAGAGAAGTGTTTCGGAAAGTCtctaaaatattaaaagatgaatttGACTTG GTTGTGAATGCCGGCTTTGAAATTGAATTTTACCTTTTGAAGAGTGTGATGAG CAAAGAAGATTGGGTGCCAATTGATAAGACCTCTTACTGCTCTACATCAGCATTTGATGTTGCATCCTCTATATTGGAAGATATCAACACACATCTTCAAACAATGAATATTTCAGTTGAACAG CTACATGCGGAAACTGGGAAAGGTCAGTTTGAAATCGTCCTGGGATACACGGAGGCTGGTACAGGAATTGCTAGCTTAATTTATGCACGTGAAGTCATCAGATCAGTTGCAAGGCAACACGGGCTGCTGGCAACTTTTGTTCCAAA GTATGCAGAAGATGAAGATGGCTCTGGATCACATGTTCATATCAGTTTGTCTAGAAATGGAGAAAATGTTTTTATTGCATCTGGTGAATCAAAATATGGGATGTCCAAGATTGGGGAAGCATTCATGGCTGGGGTGTTGAATCATCTTCCTGCCATATTAGCTTTTACTGCAACACATCCCCTTAG TTATGAGCGAATGCTACCTAAGACACGAAATGCAGCTTACCTCTGCTGGGGGAAAGAAAATACAGAGGCACCATTGAGAACTGCTAGCCCTCCGGGAATTGCCGATGATCTTGTAAGCCATTTTGAAATTAAAGCATTTGATGCATGTGCAAACCCATACCTGGGTCTTGCTTCTATAACTATGGCTGGGATTGACGGCTTGCGAAAAGATTTAAGTCTTCCAGAACCAGTAG AAGGAGATTCTGATGTCTGTGGTGAGAAGCTTCGAAGTGTACCAGATTCTATTTCTGAATCTTTAATTGCTTTAGCGGAAGATACATTGTTTACAGAAGTGATGAGTGAAAATCTTTTGACCGCCATAAAAGCGATTCGAAAG ATGGAGGTCAAGAACTATTGTGAGCCTGAGAGGGACTACAGTCAGCCTGAGATGGATGTCTATAAGGACCCACTCCAGGACATTATCTTCAAATTTTAG
- the LOC104087987 gene encoding uncharacterized protein isoform X1 yields MNRSDSTIGSSSDEYNSIYPDEPLKAVPFVRILWIDNSGIHRCRVIPKERLGFVKEHGIGLSPACLAALSSVSNAPAEDSGLTYTGMIRIIPDLSTRCRIPWEKKQEMCLADMVIKPGKPWEYCPREVFRKVSKILKDEFDLVVNAGFEIEFYLLKSVMRNSKEDWVPIDKTSYCSTSAFDVASSILEDINTHLQTMNISVEQLHAETGKGQFEIVLGYTEAGTGIASLIYAREVIRSVARQHGLLATFVPKYAEDEDGSGSHVHISLSRNGENVFIASGESKYGMSKIGEAFMAGVLNHLPAILAFTATHPLSYERMLPKTRNAAYLCWGKENTEAPLRTASPPGIADDLVSHFEIKAFDACANPYLGLASITMAGIDGLRKDLSLPEPVEGDSDVCGEKLRSVPDSISESLIALAEDTLFTEVMSENLLTAIKAIRKMEVKNYCEPERDYSQPEMDVYKDPLQDIIFKF; encoded by the exons ATGAACAGATCAGACTCCACCATTGGTTCCTCGTCTGACGAATACAATTCCATTTACCCAGATGAACCGTTGAAGGCTGTTCCCTTTGTTCGCATTCTTTGGATTGATAATTCTGGGATACATAGATGTCGT GTAATTCCAAAAGAACGCCTCGGATTTGTGAAAGAGCATGGTATAGGGTTAAGTCCTGCATGTTTAGCAGCACTCAGTTCAGTATCTAATGCTCCTGCAGAGGATTCTGGTCTCACCTATACGGGCATGATCAGAATTATTCCTGATTTATCTACCAGATGCAGAATCCCTTG GGAAAAGAAGCAGGAAATGTGCTTAGCTGACATGGTAATTAAACCTGGTAAACCATGGGAATATTGTCCAAGAGAAGTGTTTCGGAAAGTCtctaaaatattaaaagatgaatttGACTTG GTTGTGAATGCCGGCTTTGAAATTGAATTTTACCTTTTGAAGAGTGTGATGAG GAACAGCAAAGAAGATTGGGTGCCAATTGATAAGACCTCTTACTGCTCTACATCAGCATTTGATGTTGCATCCTCTATATTGGAAGATATCAACACACATCTTCAAACAATGAATATTTCAGTTGAACAG CTACATGCGGAAACTGGGAAAGGTCAGTTTGAAATCGTCCTGGGATACACGGAGGCTGGTACAGGAATTGCTAGCTTAATTTATGCACGTGAAGTCATCAGATCAGTTGCAAGGCAACACGGGCTGCTGGCAACTTTTGTTCCAAA GTATGCAGAAGATGAAGATGGCTCTGGATCACATGTTCATATCAGTTTGTCTAGAAATGGAGAAAATGTTTTTATTGCATCTGGTGAATCAAAATATGGGATGTCCAAGATTGGGGAAGCATTCATGGCTGGGGTGTTGAATCATCTTCCTGCCATATTAGCTTTTACTGCAACACATCCCCTTAG TTATGAGCGAATGCTACCTAAGACACGAAATGCAGCTTACCTCTGCTGGGGGAAAGAAAATACAGAGGCACCATTGAGAACTGCTAGCCCTCCGGGAATTGCCGATGATCTTGTAAGCCATTTTGAAATTAAAGCATTTGATGCATGTGCAAACCCATACCTGGGTCTTGCTTCTATAACTATGGCTGGGATTGACGGCTTGCGAAAAGATTTAAGTCTTCCAGAACCAGTAG AAGGAGATTCTGATGTCTGTGGTGAGAAGCTTCGAAGTGTACCAGATTCTATTTCTGAATCTTTAATTGCTTTAGCGGAAGATACATTGTTTACAGAAGTGATGAGTGAAAATCTTTTGACCGCCATAAAAGCGATTCGAAAG ATGGAGGTCAAGAACTATTGTGAGCCTGAGAGGGACTACAGTCAGCCTGAGATGGATGTCTATAAGGACCCACTCCAGGACATTATCTTCAAATTTTAG
- the LOC104087987 gene encoding uncharacterized protein isoform X3 codes for MIRIIPDLSTRCRIPWEKKQEMCLADMVIKPGKPWEYCPREVFRKVSKILKDEFDLVVNAGFEIEFYLLKSVMRNSKEDWVPIDKTSYCSTSAFDVASSILEDINTHLQTMNISVEQLHAETGKGQFEIVLGYTEAGTGIASLIYAREVIRSVARQHGLLATFVPKYAEDEDGSGSHVHISLSRNGENVFIASGESKYGMSKIGEAFMAGVLNHLPAILAFTATHPLSYERMLPKTRNAAYLCWGKENTEAPLRTASPPGIADDLVSHFEIKAFDACANPYLGLASITMAGIDGLRKDLSLPEPVEGDSDVCGEKLRSVPDSISESLIALAEDTLFTEVMSENLLTAIKAIRKMEVKNYCEPERDYSQPEMDVYKDPLQDIIFKF; via the exons ATGATCAGAATTATTCCTGATTTATCTACCAGATGCAGAATCCCTTG GGAAAAGAAGCAGGAAATGTGCTTAGCTGACATGGTAATTAAACCTGGTAAACCATGGGAATATTGTCCAAGAGAAGTGTTTCGGAAAGTCtctaaaatattaaaagatgaatttGACTTG GTTGTGAATGCCGGCTTTGAAATTGAATTTTACCTTTTGAAGAGTGTGATGAG GAACAGCAAAGAAGATTGGGTGCCAATTGATAAGACCTCTTACTGCTCTACATCAGCATTTGATGTTGCATCCTCTATATTGGAAGATATCAACACACATCTTCAAACAATGAATATTTCAGTTGAACAG CTACATGCGGAAACTGGGAAAGGTCAGTTTGAAATCGTCCTGGGATACACGGAGGCTGGTACAGGAATTGCTAGCTTAATTTATGCACGTGAAGTCATCAGATCAGTTGCAAGGCAACACGGGCTGCTGGCAACTTTTGTTCCAAA GTATGCAGAAGATGAAGATGGCTCTGGATCACATGTTCATATCAGTTTGTCTAGAAATGGAGAAAATGTTTTTATTGCATCTGGTGAATCAAAATATGGGATGTCCAAGATTGGGGAAGCATTCATGGCTGGGGTGTTGAATCATCTTCCTGCCATATTAGCTTTTACTGCAACACATCCCCTTAG TTATGAGCGAATGCTACCTAAGACACGAAATGCAGCTTACCTCTGCTGGGGGAAAGAAAATACAGAGGCACCATTGAGAACTGCTAGCCCTCCGGGAATTGCCGATGATCTTGTAAGCCATTTTGAAATTAAAGCATTTGATGCATGTGCAAACCCATACCTGGGTCTTGCTTCTATAACTATGGCTGGGATTGACGGCTTGCGAAAAGATTTAAGTCTTCCAGAACCAGTAG AAGGAGATTCTGATGTCTGTGGTGAGAAGCTTCGAAGTGTACCAGATTCTATTTCTGAATCTTTAATTGCTTTAGCGGAAGATACATTGTTTACAGAAGTGATGAGTGAAAATCTTTTGACCGCCATAAAAGCGATTCGAAAG ATGGAGGTCAAGAACTATTGTGAGCCTGAGAGGGACTACAGTCAGCCTGAGATGGATGTCTATAAGGACCCACTCCAGGACATTATCTTCAAATTTTAG